The DNA window AAACCCGCCTTAGCTGCTTCAAAAATTGTTCTAAGCGATCGTTTCACGGATGCCACTTATGCTTACCAAGGCGGGGGGAGAGGAATCAGTTTCGATCGCATCGCCACGTTAGAGAGCTGGGTCCAAGGTCATCTTCAACCTGATCTCACTATTTTGTTGGATGCACCTATTGAAGTGGGTTTAAATAGAATTCTTTCTCGCGGCGCCAAAGATCGCATTGAGCAAGAAAAAATCGAATTCTTTCATCGCGTGCGTGAGGCGTATCTTCAGCGTGCGGAACAGTTCGGCGCGCGATTCAAAATCATTGATGCCACGCAAACCATCGCTAAAGTGCAAGCCGAATTGCGCACAACTATTTCTCATTATATTTCT is part of the Gammaproteobacteria bacterium genome and encodes:
- a CDS encoding dTMP kinase, with translation MTAKTKSIFITLEGIEGVGKSTALQFLEKFFQEQNLDYVLTREPGGTEIAESIRQLILEHHTESMASDTELLLMFASRAQHIAKVIKPALAASKIVLSDRFTDATYAYQGGGRGISFDRIATLESWVQGHLQPDLTILLDAPIEVGLNRILSRGAKDRIEQEKIEFFHRVREAYLQRAEQFGARFKIIDATQTIAKVQAELRTTISHYISV